A section of the Solitalea canadensis DSM 3403 genome encodes:
- a CDS encoding type II secretion system F family protein: MQGIDIKQYRKKQNSNTKATGGSEVKNGWTDVLSKDISLFGKGLSDKTKEDFYQELGTLLGSGVDIKTSLELIANEQAKEADKKLFTDIKDQILTGGNLSDAMKNSGKFSAYEYFSVEIGEETGKVTAVLKDLAVYFQKKIKQRRQLVSALTYPAIVLLTSVAAIIFMMNFIVPMFADVFKRFGGDLPFLTAFIVKISGVFRTYFWLVALFLGGTIIGIYQLRNTESFRKWNAALLLKLPVLGEIIRKIYLARFCNSMNLLISSKIPMLRAISLTRQMIGFYPIEQSLIKIEDDILHGQSLHRSMSAYKIYYSKMITLIKVGEEVNQLDVFFDKLAKQYSEEIEHQSSVISSLLEPFIIIFLGLIVGVILIAMYLPMFQLGGKF, translated from the coding sequence ATGCAGGGAATCGACATTAAGCAATACCGTAAAAAGCAAAACTCAAACACTAAAGCAACAGGCGGTTCCGAAGTGAAAAACGGATGGACTGACGTACTTAGTAAAGATATTTCGTTATTTGGTAAAGGACTCTCAGATAAAACGAAAGAAGATTTTTATCAAGAGTTGGGGACTTTGTTGGGCTCAGGAGTTGATATAAAAACATCCCTGGAGTTAATTGCCAATGAGCAGGCAAAAGAAGCCGATAAAAAGCTTTTCACGGATATAAAAGACCAGATACTAACCGGTGGCAATCTCTCGGATGCAATGAAAAATTCAGGTAAGTTTTCTGCCTATGAGTATTTTAGTGTCGAAATCGGTGAGGAAACGGGTAAAGTAACGGCCGTTCTTAAAGACTTAGCGGTTTATTTCCAGAAAAAAATAAAGCAAAGACGCCAGTTAGTTAGTGCGCTTACCTACCCGGCAATTGTATTATTAACTTCCGTTGCTGCAATCATCTTTATGATGAATTTCATAGTTCCAATGTTTGCTGATGTTTTCAAACGATTTGGAGGTGATTTGCCATTTCTTACCGCTTTTATTGTTAAGATTTCAGGCGTTTTTAGAACTTATTTCTGGTTAGTTGCTTTATTTTTAGGAGGAACCATCATTGGTATTTATCAGTTGAGAAATACGGAGTCGTTCAGGAAATGGAATGCAGCTTTATTACTTAAACTTCCCGTGTTAGGAGAAATAATTCGCAAAATTTATCTGGCTAGGTTTTGTAACTCAATGAATCTGTTGATTAGCTCCAAAATCCCAATGTTACGTGCTATTTCATTAACCCGACAAATGATCGGATTTTATCCAATTGAGCAATCCTTAATTAAGATAGAAGATGATATCTTACATGGCCAATCGTTGCATAGGAGTATGTCGGCATATAAAATCTATTATTCAAAGATGATTACGCTGATTAAAGTTGGTGAAGAGGTTAATCAGCTGGATGTTTTCTTTGACAAATTAGCTAAGCAATACTCCGAAGAGATTGAACATCAATCTTCAGTTATAAGTAGTCTACTTGAACCATTCATTATTATTTTTCTGGGATTAATTGTTGGAGTAATTCT